The DNA region attatggggtattgtgtgtWgatgggtgagagaaaaaaaaaatatttaatccattttgaattcaggctgtaacacaataaaatgtggaccAAGTTAAGGGATATGAATACTRTATTTAGCCTTTTTCTTGTAAAAAAGTGTGGCACTGCTGTGCAGTATCTACCTGAGGTGAGTGCTGGTTCCGCAAGTTGGCTCTGGATACaatcaggggcacactccagctcGGAGCCACCAGATAAGAGCTTGTTTCCTCCACTGTCCCTCCAGGAAAGTCCCTGGTCTGGCTCACTGCTGGAGGCCTCAGAGCTCAGCTTGGACTGCTGGTCTCCCACGGTTACAGAGGGGTCAGGAGAGGTTGTGGAGGTTGAAGTgggtgtggtgtctgtggtggGGGTGGAGCTTATGCTGTATAGCCCATCCACTTTCCTCTGTGAGCTGTCAATCAGCTGAgctatgacctctgacctggcTGGGGTCAGTGGCAGGTAGAGGTCACATGACGGCATGACgggggaaaggggggaggaggtgggagagagggagtagggggAGGTATTACAGCTCCTCTCAGAGCTCTTCCCTTGCAAGCCCTCAACCATCTtggccctctccctccctccatctttcctttCATCCTTCTTTCCAtccctgctctccccctctcctccacaggAGCAGGTCCCGAGGGTTCCAGGGTTGACGGCCTGACTACAGTCTTCATTCTCTCCTACCTCTAAAGGTTCcctcacagacaacacacacacacaggagccagCCCAcagtggagacacacacacaccctcctcgcACACAGCCTCCTCAGAAACCTCCTCCGCCTCCCCTGACCCCTCACTTCccatcccctcatcctcctcctccctcctcctctcctccttcatctctTTAATGGGTGGTAGTTTGACCCGGTCACCAGGTATGGCTGTAGGACAGGTGTGTAGAGTTTCTGAGGGGGTGTCAGCAAGGACAATCAAACAGGTTTTCTCACACAGGGTGCAGTTCTGCCCCCCTACCCCACCTCCTTCACCCCCACTGTGGTAGAGAGGGGCCAGAGTCTcctggagagaaacacagacagatagGTTAGTCTGAGAGCCGTTGAATGTTTTATTTAGTCTACTGTTTATGCATGTCATCTCTGCCACTAAAAAAAAAAGAGTCTACCCTACCTGCTGTATCCTGGTCCTTTTCAGATTCTGGACACATAATCGCAAATTCACTGTAAGACATAAGAGGATGACATTCAttcatttcagatacattttatGCCAAGAaatatttctattaaaaaaatGATTCTCTCAAGAATATTGTCCTCTGCAACAAATTCAACCtgggtagacataacatagtaaatgtaaatctgtctcCCTTCAATTAGTATCATATGTTACGTTTAGTATGGTRTGTATTAATTTATGGATGTCCATCCatccgtatgatatgttacgaattccaatttgttgtggctaacgttagctaggggttaagattagggttaaggttaggattaggagttaggttaaaggttagctaacatgctaagtagttgctaattagctcaaatgctaaagttgtccgtgatgagattcaaacacaaaacctttgggttgctagatgttgaCATTATATGCCCACCTATCCACCCCAACCGTGGGTGTCcaggatttacgtttactatgttacgtctagtctatgagacaagGCAGACAAATTTAATCTCTCACTCGGGTACCTGAGAGTAGTTTGAGTTTGTCCTTGTAGCAGAAgagcaggaggatgaggagacaGAGGACAGTGATGACTGACAGAATACACACTAGGACccaggaggaggtagaggaaccAGAGAGATGGGGTCCACAGACAGCATCAGTCTGGTCGCTCCCAGTCTTTTTGTCACTCTTCCCCAGGCCTTTACAACTGGAAGGAGAAAACACCCAAGGACACATGGTCATTACTTCTGTTCTATAGTAACTcagacattctctctcttctctctttccctctctcgctctgctctctttctctccttccctctctctctgttctcttggtTGACCACAGAGTCAGGCAGTGGTAGAAGCTGCTCTGTGTTCCAGTGGAAGTGGTGCAGCATTAGTCAGAACAGCGGTGTGGTGGAGCTTTGAGCGCCTGTAGAACCCTGTTCCTGCCTCACTGAATGGGACACGCTGGACTGAAGAGGAGCGCCCAGGGGAAAAGACAGTGTATGAAGGGACACGGTATAGGTGTGTGTTAACTCACTTGGTCCACTGTCTGCATGGTTCTATAGAGGTGTTGGGAGAAAAATATCCTCTCTTGCACGCAACACAAGATCTCCTGCCCGCCTCTGAGTTTAAAACACACATGACAGAGAAGAGTGAAAAACTGGACTGCTGACAACAGTGGCaacacagaagtgtgtgtgtgtgcctgcatctgtgtgtatatgtatgccagtgtgtgtgtgtgtgtgtgtgtgtgtgtgtgtgtgtgtgtgtatgtctctctcaccAGTGTCAGTCTCCAGTCCATATCCTGGTCCACAGGTAGGAATCTTCTCACAGAACTCACAGTTGATAGGAGAACACTCTAGACCAGGTTGACATTGACAGGGTACCGCAGCCTGGGGGTTACTGGGCCTCTCACGGTTAAAACCTTTACCTGGGGTTCACAAACAGGTCAGGGGTTAGTGGTTAACCAAAGCAAACACCACAGACATCAGGATCTCTAAAAGCCTTTGctaaaatatatagaaaacaacGCTTCAGCAATAGACTTAAAGT from Salvelinus sp. IW2-2015 linkage group LG14, ASM291031v2, whole genome shotgun sequence includes:
- the tnfrsf11a gene encoding tumor necrosis factor receptor superfamily member 11A; the protein is MRVHFPTSWIFQGWVTHLVLNLCAQRALSRPTCTQQQYLKDKRCCRRCEPGSYVFAECSGYSDTKCRQCGRDEYQPDWTNETKCLPQKFCDTGKGFNRERPSNPQAAVPCQCQPGLECSPINCEFCEKIPTCGPGYGLETDTEAGRRSCVACKRGYFSPNTSIEPCRQWTNCKGLGKSDKKTGSDQTDAVCGPHLSGSSTSSWVLVCILSVITVLCLLILLLFCYKDKLKLLSVNLRLCVQNLKRTRIQQETLAPLYHSGGEGGGVGGQNCTLCEKTCLIVLADTPSETLHTCPTAIPGDRVKLPPIKEMKEERRREEEDEGMGSEGSGEAEEVSEEAVCEEGVCVSPLWAGSCVCVLSVREPLEVGENEDCSQAVNPGTLGTCSCGGEGESRDGKKDERKDGGRERAKMVEGLQGKSSERSCNTSPYSLSPTSSPLSPVMPSCDLYLPLTPARSEVIAQLIDSSQRKVDGLYSISSTPTTDTTPTSTSTTSPDPSVTVGDQQSKLSSEASSSEPDQGLSWRDSGGNKLLSGGSELECAPDCIQSQLAEPALTSGQVTGNNNTTFISSGQVMNFSADVIVVYVSQTSLGNEEEGPDDAFGIPVQEQANERAPLFQSSASSKCVGHSPPPSPGNSITHNPPQQDDNLPVQEVTDELPSD